The proteins below come from a single Miscanthus floridulus cultivar M001 chromosome 1, ASM1932011v1, whole genome shotgun sequence genomic window:
- the LOC136474935 gene encoding protein FAF-like, chloroplastic: MSVAVCRGPAVPAFEAPCWLRPVEPYKQPEVVVDDRPAQVDIWNAIQADVDKVAPAGAKKASKPYVHPLVRRSSSLMSQKSLEVCTESLGNETGSGDFTSSLDMASLFDSPLPAAAAAAAPEESFWQHDAARCCEEEQWESKDLAAVNYHCSAGTRSPRRSFPPPLPSMSRSDGPCLQMRARRQDGRLVVEAVAVRPRGYLHAKRQGGRLRLSFVECSARDQSAASKITEAAAEAPYFRTVEPRSVQEEEAAVEMEEDDEVMEEEEEVEVVDRGTVVEVKVSTQPQTHTAAKVHRSTLVINKFVGSTPVSADQPRCHTDDTTQHEADTCDETATAQSPRPTLRRVPSSTTTLAAAVAVAWTGTHVDVPPAPEDDDECGGLHLSGASAAAETKQLLLSFTSRRGDKQDLLQSVRRCRQLRQKKLFILEPYCIATS; the protein is encoded by the coding sequence ATGTCGGTGGCGGTGTGCCGTGGCCCAGCTGTTCCGGCCTTCGAGGCGCCCTGCTGGCTGCGCCCTGTCGAGCCGTACAAGCAGCCGGAGGTCGTCGTCGACGACCGGCCTGCGCAGGTGGACATATGGAACGCCATCCAGGCCGACGTCGACAAGGTGGCGCCCGCCGGAGCTAAGAAGGCGTCCAAGCCGTACGTGCACCCGCTCGTGCGCCGGTCGTCGAGCCTGATGAGCCAGAAGAGCCTCGAGGTCTGCACGGAGAGCCTCGGCAACGAGACCGGCTCTGGCGACTTCACGTCGTCCCTGGACATGGCCAGCCTATTCGACTCGccgctgccggcggcggcggctgccgcaGCGCCGGAGGAGTCCTTCTGGCAGCACGACGCGGCTCGCTGCTGCGAGGAGGAGCAGTGGGAAAGCAAGGATCTCGCGGCGGTGAACTACCACTGCTCGGCCgggacgcggtcaccgcgccgctcgttcccgccgccgctgccgtccaTGTCGCGCAGCGACGGGCCGTGCCTGCAGATGCGCGCGCGCCGACAGGACGGGCGCCTCGTGGTCGAGGCCGTGGCGGTGAGGCCGCGCGGGTACCTCCACGCGAAGCGCCAGGGCGGACGCCTCCGCCTCTCCTTCGTCGAGTGCTCTGCTCGCGACCAGAGCGCGGCGAGCAAGATCACCGAGGCCGCAGCAGAGGCGCCGTACTTCCGCACCGTGGAGCCCAGGAGCGTGCAGGAGGAAGAGGCGGCCGTGGAAatggaggaggacgacgaggtgatggaggaggaggaggaggtggaggtggtggacaGGGGCACCGTCGTCGAGGTCAAGGTGAGCACGCAGCCGCAGACGCACACCGCGGCCAAGGTGCACCGCTCGACGCTCGTGATCAACAAGTTCGTCGGCAGCACGCCGGTGTCCGCTGACCAACCCCGGTGCCACACCGACGACACGACACAGCACGAGGCGGACACCTGCGACGAGACGGCGACGGCACAGTCACCACGCCCGACCCTGCGCCGGGTGCCGTCGTCCACGACGACGCTGGCGGCCGCGGTCGCCGTGGCCTGGACGGGGACCCACGTCGACGTCCCGCCGGCtccggaggacgacgacgagtgcGGCGGGCTGCACCTTTCCGGCGCCTCCGCCGCGGCCGAGACCAAGCAGCTCCTGCTGTCGTTCACGTCGCGGAGGGGGGACAAGCAGGACCTGCTGCAGAGCGTGCGGCGGTGCAGGCAGCTGCGGCAGAAGAAGCTCTTCATCCTGGAGCCCTACTGCATTGCCACCTCCTGA